Proteins found in one Acipenser ruthenus chromosome 18, fAciRut3.2 maternal haplotype, whole genome shotgun sequence genomic segment:
- the LOC117424481 gene encoding angiopoietin-1-like isoform X2: protein MEKDSEQRGRTGDTSLHRLENYIQENIKTEMVQIQATAVQNQTATMLEIGTNLLTRTAEQTRKLTDVEAQVMNQTSRIEIQLLENSLSTNKLEKQLLMQINDLSRLHDKNSVLENKVLEMESKHRSELDGIKTEKEKLGQLVARQMNTIEGLEKQLHFASNNNSVLQKQQLQLMDSVHALVSLVSQGRVFPKKDERTFRDCAEAYKAGLNVSGVYTVRISNATEPTKVFCDMDTSGGGWTVFQRRVNGSVDFQRTWREYKGGFGDPSGEYWLGNEAVYLLTSQASYSLRIELKDWEGNHPYSQYERFQLGSEKQHYRLFLKGYSGTPGQQSSLVIQGTSFSTRDSDNDNCLCKCALMLTGGWWFDACGLSNLNGMYYPAGHNIRKLNGIKWHHFRGPSYSLRATTMMIRPSDF from the exons TTGGAGAACTACATCCAAGAGAATATCAAAACGGAGATGGTGCAGATCCAGGCGACTGCGGTGCAGAATCAGACAGCCACCATGCTGGAGATTGGCACAAACCTGCTGACAAGAACCGCAGAGCAGACACGCAAACTCACAGACGTGGAGGCACAG GTTATGAACCAGACCTCCAGGATTGAAATCCAGCTGCTGGAGAACTCGCTGTCTACAAACAAACTGGAGAAACAACTTTTGATGCAGATCAATGATCTTTCTAGACTCCACGACAAAAACAG CGTTTTGGAAAACAAAGTCTTGGAGATGGAGTCAAAACACCGGTCAGAACTGGATGGTATAAAAACAGAGAAGGAGAAGCTGGGGCAGCTTGTGGCTCGCCAGATGAACACCATCGAGGGCTTGGAGAAACAACTTCACTTCGCCAGCAACAACAACAGTGTCCTTCAGAAACAACAACTGCAGCTCATGGACTCGGTGCACGCCCTCGTCAGCCTGGTCTCGCAGGGGAGAG TATTTCCGAAGAAGGATGAGAGGACTTTCCGAGACTGTGCAGAGGCCTATAAAGCTGGCCTCAACGTCAGTGGGGTCTATACGGTACGGATCAGCAATGCCACTGAGCCAACCAAG GTTTTCTGTGACATGGACACCAGTGGCGGGGGGTGGACTGTGTTTCAACGCAGAGTCAACGGCAGTGTGGATTTTCAGCGCACCTGGAGAGAATATAAAGGG GGTTTTGGCGATCCCTCCGGTGAATACTGGCTAGGAAATGAGGCTGTCTATCTGCTCACCAGCCAAGCCTCGTATTCATTGAGGAtcgagctgaaggactgggagggaaaccATCCCTACTCGCAGTACGAGAGGTTTCAGCTTGGGAGTGAGAAGCAGCACTACAG GCTGTTTCTGAAGGGGTACAGTGGCACTCCCGGCCAGCAGAGCAGCCTCGTCATCCAGGGCACCAGCTTCAGCACCAGGGACTCCGACAACGACAACTGCCTCTGCAAGTGTGCGCTCATGTTAACAGGGG GTTGGTGGTTCGATGCCTGCGGGCTCTCAAACCTGAATGGCATGTACTACCCTGCCGGGCACAACATCAGGAAACTAAACGGCATCAAGTGGCACCACTTCAGAGGCCCGAGCTACTCCCTGCGAGCAACCACCATGATGATCCGGCCCTCGGATTTCTGA